The following is a genomic window from Petrotoga sp. 9PWA.NaAc.5.4.
TTTAGATTTGGATTTGAAACTTTGGGTGGTTTTGCAATAATGCCTAAACATGTTCTTGAAGACAAAGTCACCGATGCAGAAACATTTCAGTCCACATGGACTGTTGAGCAGGTTAATCAAATAGTGGTAGGAGGACCGTTTAGAGTTACGGAATATATTGAAGGTGTGAGAGTAACTCTTGAAAGGAATCCTTATTATTTTGCTAAATCAAAAGACGGTGTTCAATTACCTTACCTTGATAGGATAGTTTTTGAAATTGTTTCGGACACGAACGTTGAAAGGTTAAAATTTGAAGCCGGTGAAATAGATATGATAGGGCCTCAAGCAAAGGACTTCCCTTCTTTGAGAGCAAAAGCTGCACAAAAAGGTTGGAGAGTAATAGTAGGTCCAACCACAGCGGCTTCTAACTTTGTTGCTTTTAATTTCAATGCGGCAGATCCTGTTCATAGAGAATGGTTTAGAAACGATAATTTCAGGAAGGCTGTTGCGTATGCTTATGATAAGCAAACTATTATAGATACTTTGTACAATGGTTTAGGAGAGCCAACTTACGGTCCAAGAACAAGTTCTTCTGCTTTCTATAATCCAGAAGTAGAAAATCTTGGTTTCAGATATTCTCTTGTTACAGCTCGAAGATTACTTCAAGAGGGAGGATTTTCTTGGAATGATAAAGGTCAATTAATAGACTGGAACGGAAATGTTGTAGAATTTGAGTTGAATACTAATGCTGAGAATGCAATGAGAGATGAAACCGCGGTTATTCTCGTAGATTCTTTGGCTAAACTTGGCATAAAAGTAAACTATAGACCTGTACAGTTTAATGCACTTGTTCAAAGAATGTATTCTCCGAACTGGGATGCTATTATCATAGGGTTAGTTGGTGGAGACGATCCTGGTTGGGGTGGCAATGTATGGTTATTGGATGGAGGCTTACATTTCTGGAATTGGTCTCCAGAAGTTATGGATTGGGTAGATCCGAATGAATATTGGGTACATCCGGCAGAAAAAAGAATAGACGAAATAATGAGAATTCAACGTTCTATTTTAGACAAAGAAGAACTCCAAAAACTGTGGGATGAATGGCAATTATTGATCGCTGAAAATCAATTACTTGTTTATACTGTTTCTCAAAATTATTTGAATATCCATAAAAATACTTTGCATTTGTATCCTGTAGAAAAATATGGAACGATTAATCCGTATGGGTACTCTTATTCACCTGGTTTATGGGCAATCGAGTACGCTTGGAAAGAATAATAATTTAGATTCGATATATGTGAGAAGGCGGAGGGGAAACCTTCTGCCTTTTTAAATTAGAGATAAGATGATTTATAAATAATATAAAATAAAAATGAAGATTTTTTAAAAATTTAAATCTAAAAGGCAGATAAAAGTTAGGCTGTAGAATTTTGAAAGACAGTAATTTTTTAAAATAAATGATTTAGAAATTAAGATCTTTTGGGTAATAATTTTTAGAATTTAAAGTGGATTTAGTGTAAAGTCTTCTATCTATTTTCCATGCAAGTAGCGAAAAAGTTAAAGAAATTCATATTTTGTGAGGATTAAAATTGATGATGTATTTTTGAAAAAACTAAATGTCAAAAAATTTGTAGAATCTGAGTTTCATAATTTTTAAAGTGAGTAAAAAAGTATAAATAGGTACTTTAGAAATGACAACTTTCTAAAAACAAGCTTTTGAATTTATAACGGGTTCAGGGCCGAGCTCTCTCCTCTCTTCTTAGCTCCATGTAGCGAAAAAGTTAAAGAAATTCATATTTTGCAAGGATTAGATAAGAACTTTAGAAATGAGAATTTTTAAAAAATAAGATTTTGAATTTACAATGGGTTCAGGGCGGAGCCCTCTTCCCCACATTCGGTACAAGTACCGAAAAGTTAAAGAAATTCATATTTTGTGAGGATTAAAATTGATGATATATTTTTGAAAAAACTAAACGTCAAAAAATTTGTAGAATCTTTCATAATTTTTAAAGTGAGTAAAAAAGTATGAAGGTAAGGAGGTACTTATTTTGCTTAAATACATAATTAGGAGATTAATTCTTGCCATTCCTGTATTATTAGGCGTGTCTGTCGTATCTTTTTTTGTAATGCAACTTGCACCAGGAGATTTTTTAGATACTTATAGAATAAATCCAAACATATCTCGTGCTAAAATTCAAGAACTCGAAACTTTATATGGGTTGGATAAAGGACCTGTCACTCAGTATTTCCTGTGGTTAGGAAACGTTTTAAAAGGTAATTGGGGATATTCTTTTGTTTATAAAATTGATGTGTGGGTTGTATTGATGAGAAGGCTTTCGGCAACTTTGTTGTTAGGAGTTACAACATTTATTTTTACTTGGGGAATTGGCATACCTTTAGGTATAGTTAGTGCTTTGCATCAGTATAAAGCTACTGATCAGATCCTTACAACAATTGGTTTAATAGGGATTTCTATTCCAAACTTTTTTTTCGCACTTTTGTGGTTGATGTGGAGTGCAAATACAGGTATTTTTCCTATTGGAGGAATGTTATCTCGAGAGTTCGCTAATTTGCCCTGGTACAAGCAAATTGGAGATTATTTTTGGCATGTTACTGGACCCATGGTTACTTTAGGAACAGCTTCATTAGCTGGGACTATGCGTGTTATGAGAGGGCAAATGCTTGATGAAATGAATCAAGATTATGTAGAATTTGCAAGGGCAA
Proteins encoded in this region:
- a CDS encoding ABC transporter substrate-binding protein, which produces MKKFLVVLVLLLSTLVLFAQEAYNPEWLIADVEGGKKGGTLYLATTAGPKTLNTYWAQETSSSVVINQGDISLLGSDFYGQPTEPSLAKEWGVETTEDGGTLYWFVMREGVKWSDGHPLTIDDVVFTWEKIIVPDLTADGNDFYKDSEGNLPELTVEGNKLMFKYPSRFRFGFETLGGFAIMPKHVLEDKVTDAETFQSTWTVEQVNQIVVGGPFRVTEYIEGVRVTLERNPYYFAKSKDGVQLPYLDRIVFEIVSDTNVERLKFEAGEIDMIGPQAKDFPSLRAKAAQKGWRVIVGPTTAASNFVAFNFNAADPVHREWFRNDNFRKAVAYAYDKQTIIDTLYNGLGEPTYGPRTSSSAFYNPEVENLGFRYSLVTARRLLQEGGFSWNDKGQLIDWNGNVVEFELNTNAENAMRDETAVILVDSLAKLGIKVNYRPVQFNALVQRMYSPNWDAIIIGLVGGDDPGWGGNVWLLDGGLHFWNWSPEVMDWVDPNEYWVHPAEKRIDEIMRIQRSILDKEELQKLWDEWQLLIAENQLLVYTVSQNYLNIHKNTLHLYPVEKYGTINPYGYSYSPGLWAIEYAWKE
- a CDS encoding ABC transporter permease is translated as MLKYIIRRLILAIPVLLGVSVVSFFVMQLAPGDFLDTYRINPNISRAKIQELETLYGLDKGPVTQYFLWLGNVLKGNWGYSFVYKIDVWVVLMRRLSATLLLGVTTFIFTWGIGIPLGIVSALHQYKATDQILTTIGLIGISIPNFFFALLWLMWSANTGIFPIGGMLSREFANLPWYKQIGDYFWHVTGPMVTLGTASLAGTMRVMRGQMLDEMNQDYVEFARAKGMPEDIVIYKHTLRNAINPIITSLGFSLSSILGGALITEYIFSWPGLGTLMRDAIFQQDIYLVMANLLLQGILLVIGNLIADLLLAASDPRVRLRMSA